The Pseudomonas sp. SCA2728.1_7 DNA segment CGCGAATGCGGCACCAAAGTGGTCGAGGAGGCCGGGCAGGGCGCCGAAATCGCCCTGGTGTTCGGCCGTGAAGATTCCGGCCTGACCAATGACGAGTTGCAGCGATGCCACTTTCACGTGCACATCCCCTCCGACCCTGAGTTCAGTTCGCTGAACCTCGGCGCGGCGGTGCAGGTATTGAGCTACGAAGTGCGCATGGCCTGGCTGGCGGCACAAGGTCAGCCGAGCAAGATCGAGAAAGAAGAAGTGGCCTCGGTGAAAAGCGCCGAGCTGGCGACCATGGATGAGCTGGAGCGCTTTTATGAGCATCTGGAGCAGACGCTGGTCGCCATCGAATTCCTCGATCCCGAGAAACCCCGGCACTTGATGGCGCGCCTGCGCCGGTTGTACGGACGCAGCTCGGTCAGCCGGGCGGAAATGAATATTTTGCGTGGCATCCTCACGGAAACCCAGAAAGCGGCCCGTGGTGAGCTTCTTAAGCGGAAGGACTAAATGATGTTTGAGCGTTTGCGTGAAGATATCCAGAGCGTGTTCCATCGAGACCCGGCAGCGCGTAACGCTTTTGAAGTCCTGACTTGCTACCCCGGTATGCATGCAATCTGGATTCATCGATTGGCCGGCATGCTCTGGCGCAACGAGCTGAAATGGCTGGCGCGGCTGGTGTCGAACTTCGGCCGCTGGTTGACCGGGATCGAGATTCACCCGGGCGCCAAGGTCGGTCGTCGTTTCTTTATCGACCACGGCATGGGCATCGTCATCGGTGAAACCGCTGAGATTGGCGATGACGTGACCATTTATCAGGGCGTGACCCTGGGTGGCACCAGCTGGAATAAAGGCAAGCGCCACCCGACGTTGGGTGATGGCGTGGTTGTTGGTGCGGGCGCCAAGGTGCTTGGCCCGTTCACGGTTGGCGCCGGTGCCAAGGTCGGCTCCAATGCTGTGGTGACCAAAGAAGTGCCGCCGGGCGCCACTGTTGTCGGTATTCCTGGACGAATCATCGTCAAGTCCGATGAGGAGCAGGACGCCAAGCGCAAGGCCATGGCGGAGAAGATCGGTTTCGATGCCTACGGCGTCAGCGAAGACATGCCCGACCCGGTGGCGCGCGCCATCGGTCAGTTGCTCGATCACCTGCAAGCAGTGGACGGGCGGCTGGAAGGGATGTGCGGCGCGCTGAAGGATCTGGGCAGCAATTACTGTGCGAAAGATCTGCCTGAGCTGCGTGAAGAAGACTTCGCCTGCGTCAAAGGCAAAGACGAGTCGAAAGCCAGCTAAACCGCAGCGCGTCCTTCGCGAGCAAGCTCGCTCCCACATTGGAATGCGTATCCCTTGTGGGAGCGAGCCTGCTCGCGAAGAACGATAACGCGGTACCGCTGGCTGCATGCCGCCAGCCTTTGCTATGATGCGCGCGCTCTTTTGCGGGTAATCCTGACTAAAGTACTAGGTCTTAAAGTTGACTTAAATACTCGGGAATTGCATACTCGCCCCATTCTGAACTCCGTGGTAACTGTCCATGCGACTGACTACAAAAGGCCGATACGCCGTGACCGCCATGCTTGACCTGGCGTTGCACGCGCAGCACGGGCCCGTGTCCCTGGCCGATATCTCCGAGCGCCAAGGCATCTCCCTGTCCTACCTCGAACAGCTGTTCGCCAAGCTGCGCCGCAGCAACCTGGTTTCCAGTGTTCGCGGCCCGGGTGGTGGCTACCAGTTGTCCCGCGACATGCAGGGCATTCAGGTCGCTCAGGTGATCGATGCGGTAAACGAATCGGTCGATGCCACCAAATGCCAGGGCCAGGGCGATTGCCATTCCGGCGACACCTGTCTGACCCATCATCTGTGGTGCGACTTGAGCCTGCAGATTCACGAATTTCTAAGTGGTATCAGCTTGGCTGATCTTGTGACTCGCCGTGAGGTGCAAGAAGTAGCCCAGCGTCAGGACCAGCGCCGTTGCAACAGCAAGGCGCCACGCCTGGACAAGATTGAAGCGTCCGCCGTCGAATGACAGCCAGAGAGCTAGCGGCACGCCAGCCCTGATTTAGGAGATAGTCCATGAAATTGCCGATTTACCTTGATTACTCTGCGACCACCCCGGTTGATCCGCGTGTTGCGCAAAAGATGAGTGAATGCCTGCTGGTCGACGGAAACTTCGGTAACCCGGCGTCCCGTTCCCACGTGTTCGGCTGGAAGGCTGAAGAGTCCGTCGAAAACGCCCGTCGTCAGGTGGCCGATCTGGTCAACGCTGATCCGCGCGAAATCGTCTGGACCTCCGGTGCCACCGAATCCGACAACCTGGCAATCAAGGGTGCGGCGCATTTCTACGGCTCCAAGGGCAAGCACCTGATCACCTCCAAGATCGAGCACAAGGCTGTCCTCGACACCATGCGCCAACTGGAGCGTGAAGGTTTCGAGGTTACTTACCTCGAGCCGACCGAAGACGGTCTGATCACCCCGGCCATGATTGAAGCTGCATTGCGCGAAGACACCATCCTGGTCTCCGTGATGCACGTGAACAACGAAATCGGCACCGTCAACGACATCGCAGCGATCGGCGAACTGCTCCGCGCCAAGGGTGTTCTGTTCCACGTCGACGCCGCTCAGTCCACTGGCAAGGTCGACATCGACCTGCAGAAGCTGAAAGTCGACATGATGTCGTTCTCCGCCCACAAAACCTACGGCCCTAAAGGCATCGGCGCGCTGTACGTCAGCCGCAAGCCGCGTGTGCGCATCGAAGCGACCATGCACGGCGGCGGTCACGAGCGTGGCATGCGTTCCGGCACCCTGGCGACCCACCAGATCGTCGGCATGGGCGAAGCGTTCCGCGTAGCCAAAGAAGACATGGCTGCCGAAAACGTCCGTATCAAAGCCTTGAGCGACCGCTTCTACAAGCAGGTCGAACATCTGGAAGAGCTGTACGTCAACGGCAGCCTGACCGCCCGCGTTCCGCACAACCTGAACCTGAGCTTCAACTACGTTGAAGGCGAGTCGCTGATCATGGCGCTCAAGGATCTGGCGGTATCGTCCGGTTCGGCGTGCACCTCGGCGTCGCTGGAGCCTTCGTACGTACTGCGCGCCCTGGGCCGCAACGACGAACTGGCACACAGCTCGATCCGCTTCACCTTCGGCCGTTTCACCACCGAAGAAGAAATCGACTACGCCGCGCAGAAAGTCTGCGAGGCCGTTACCAAGCTGCGCGCTCTGTCGCCGCTGTGGGACATGTACAAAGACGGCGTCGATATCTCGAAAATCGAGTGGGCGGCACACTAAATATAGAAGCCGCCAGATACAGATCCTGTAGCGACGCGGCGGTTTACGCAGCGCAGTTGCAGGGTCTCAAGAGCGGCCCTGATGAGTGAGGATTGAGAATCATGGCTTACAGCGAAAAGGTCATCGACCACTACGAAAACCCGCGCAACGTCGGCAAGATGAACGCGGAAGATCCTGATGTCGGCACCGGCATGGTCGGCGCTCCGGCGTGCGGCGACGTGATGCGTCTGCAAATCAAGGTCAACGACGCTGGCATCATCGAAGATGCCAAGTTCAAGACCTACGGCTGCGGTTCGGCTATCGCTTCCAGCTCCCTCGCCACCGAGTGGATGAAGGGCAAAACCCTGGACGAAGCAGAAACCATCAAGAACACTCAGCTGGCCGAAGAACTGGCCCTGCCGCCAGTGAAAATTCACTGCTCGGTACTGGCTGAAGACGCTATCAAAGCGGCTGTTCGCGATTACAAGCAGAAGAAAGGCTTGATCTGACTTTCTGGATTTGGCGACGAGTAAGGAGTCACCTATGGCTATCAGCATGACAGAAGCGGCTGCTCGACACGTGCGGCGCTCCCTCGACGGGCGCGGCAAAGGTGAAGGGATTCGTCTGGGTGTTCGCACCACAGGCTGTTCCGGCCTTGCCTACGTGCTGGAGTTTGTCGACGAGGTGGTTGCAGAGGATCAGGTGTTCGAAAGTCACGGCGAAAAAGTGATCATCGACCCGAAAAGCCTGGCCTACCTGGACGGCACCGAGCTCGATTTCGTCAAGGAAGGGTTGAACGAAGGCTTCAAGTTCAACAACCCCAACGTACGCGGTGAATGTGGCTGCGGCGAAAGCTTCAACATCTGAGGCTTGTCGTGGGTATTCCTTGTCATTTCGCTTTATTCGAGCTGCAACCGGGTTTCCGTCTGGATCTCGAGCAGTTGGCCACGCGCTATCGTGAGTTGGCGCGCGGCGTTCATCCTGACCGCTTTGCCGACGCTTCCGAGCGTGAGCAGCGGTCGGCACTCGAGCAGTCTGCGCGGCTCAACGACGCCTATCAGACGCTCAAGAGTCCGGCCCAGCGCGCACGCTACCTGCTGACCATCAGCGGGCATGAAGTGCCGATGGAAGTCACGGTCCATGACCCCGAGTTTCTTCTGCAGCAGATGCAATGGCGCGAAGAGCTCGAAGACCTCCAGGACAGTGCCGACCTTGACGGTGTCGCGGTGTTCAAGCGGCGCTTGAAAGTGGCTCAGGAAGAACTCAATGAAAGCTTCGCAGCCTGTTGGGATGATGCGGCGCAACGCGAACAGGCCGAACGCCTGATGCGGCGCATGCAGTTCCTCGACAAGCTCACCTACGAAGTGCGCCAGTTAGAAGAGCGCCTCGACGATTAACCCAGTGCCGCTCCGGTCGCACGCCTGATATACAGATAAGTCCTGATCACGATGGCCCTACTGCAGATCGCCGAACCCGGCCAAAGTCCTCAACCGCACCAGCGTCGTCTGGCTGTGGGGATCGACTTGGGCACTACCAATTCGCTGGTCGCTGCGTTGCGCAGTGGTCTTTCCGAACCGTTGGCCGACGCAAACGGGCAGGTCATCCTGCCGTCCGCTGTGCGTTACCACGCTGATCGCGTCGAAGTTGGCGAGTCGGCCAAGCTGGCTGCCGCTTCCGATCCGTTGAACACCGTGCTGTCGGTCAAGCGCTTGATGGGTCGTGGTCTGTCCGACGTCAAGCAATTGGGCGAGCAACTGCCGTACCGCTTTGTCGGTGGCGAGTCGCACATGCCGTTCATCGACACCGTGCAGGGCCCGAAAAGCCCGGTCGAAGTCTCCGCCGATATCCTCAAGGTCCTGCGTCAGCGCGCTGAAGCGACCTTGGGTGGCGAACTGGTGGGTGCGGTGATCACCGTTCCTGCCTATTTCGATGACGCTCAACGTCAGGCCACCAAAGATGCGGCGAAACTCGCCGGTCTGAACGTGCTGCGGCTGCTCAACGAGCCGACCGCTGCCGCTGTGGCGTACGGTCTGGATCAGCATGCCGAAGGCTTGGTCGCGATTTATGACCTCGGCGGCGGCACCTTCGATATTTCGATTCTGCGTCTGACCGGCGGTGTTTTTGAAGTGCTGGCCACTGGCGGCGACAGCGCGCTGGGCGGCGATGACTTCGATCACGCGATTGCCGGCTGGATCATCGAGAGCGCCGGGCTGTCCGCCGATCTCGATCCGGGTGCACAACGCAATCTGCTGCAAACCGCTTGTGCGGCCAAAGAAGCCCTGACCGATTCGGCCAGCGTTGAAGTGGTCTACGGCGACTGGAAAGCACCGCTGACCCGCGAAGCCTTCGATGCGCTGATCGAGCCAATGGTCGCGCGCAGCCTGAAAGCCTGCCGTCGCGCCGTTCGCGATTCCGGAATTGAGCTGGAAGACGTGCACGCCGTGGTCATGGTTGGCGGTTCGACCCGCGTACCGCGTGTTCGCGAAGCTGTTGCTGAAGCCTTCGGTCGTCAGCCTCTGACTGAAATCGACCCGGATCAAGTGGTGGCCATCGGTGCTGCGATCCAGGCGGATACGCTGGCGGGCAACAAGCGCGATGGCGGCGAACTGCTGCTGCTCGACGTGATTCCGCTGTCCCTGGGGCTGGAAACCATGGGCGGTCTGATGGAGAAGGTGATTCCACGCAACACCACCATCCCCGTCGCGCGCGCACAAGATTTCACTACGTATAAAGACGGCCAATCGGCCATGGCGATCCACGTGCTGCAGGGTGAGCGCGAGCTGATCAGCGACTGCCGTTCGCTGGCGCGCTTCGAATTGCGTGGTATCCCGGCGATGGTCGCCGGTGCAGCGAAGATTCGCGTGACCTTCCAGGTCGATGCCGACGGTCTGCTCAGCGTTTCCGCCCGAGAATTGGGTTCAGGTGTTGAGGCGAGCATTCAGGTCAAGCCGTCCTACGGCCTGACCGACGGCGAAATCGCCAAGATGCTGAAAGATTCGTTCCAGCACGCCAACGACGACAAAGTCGCCCGTGTTCTGCGTGAGCAGCAAGTCGATGCCCAGCGCCTGATCGAAGCGGTGCAGGGCGCTCTTGAGGTTGATGGCGAGCGTTTGCTCGACGCCGAAGAGCGCATGGTCATCGACCTGCAGCTGCAGGAATTGGCCGAACTGATGAAAGGTACTGATGGTTACGCCATCGAGCAGCAGACCAAGCGTCTGTCGCAAGTGACCGATGCTTTTGCTGCCCGCCGCATGGATCTGACGGTGAAAGCCGCTCTGTCGGGGCGCAATCTGAATGAAATCGAGGATATCTGATGCCGCAGGTCATTTTTCTGCCCCACGAGAAGTTCTGCCCTGAAGGCATGGTGGTCGAGGCTGCGCCCGGCACATCGATTCTCGAACTGGCCCACGAACACCATATCGAGATGGAAAGCGCCTGCGGCGGCGTGTGTGCTTGCACCACCTGCCACTGCATCATCCGCGAGGGTTTCGACTCGATGGGAGAGGCTGACGAGCTGGAAGAAGACTTCCTCGATCGTGCCTGGGGTCTGGAAGCGCAATCGCGTCTGGCTTGCCAGGCTATCGTTGGTGAAGAAGACATCACCGTCGAAATTCCGAAATATTCGCTTAACCATGCGGCTGAAGCGCCGCACTGACTGGTAAGACTGTCATGAGCTACGGTTGGAATGATGTTCAACGCATTGCCGAAGAGTTGGCTGAAGCCAAGCCGGATGTTGATCCGCTTTCTGTCAATTTCGTCGACCTGCAGCGATGGATCATGGAACTGCCTGACTTCGACAACACATCTGGCCGTGTCGGCGAGAAGGTGTTGGAAGCGGTTCAGGCTCTCTGGATCGAAGAAGTAGACTGATCGTCCTCGCAGGTTAGGCAATACCCAAGAACCCGCGTATAATTCGCGGGTTTAATTTTTCGCAAATTACCGTTTCTGGAGTTACACCATGGCTGTTCAACGCACTTTCTCCATCATCAAGCCTGACGCTGTTGCAAAAAACGTCATCGGCGAAATCACCACTCGTTTCGAAAAAGCCGGCCTGCGCGTTGTAGCTTCGAAACTGAAGCAACTGTCCAAAGCTGAAGCTGAAGGCTTCTACGCTGAGCACAGCGCTCGTGGTTTCTTCGGCGACCTGGTTGCTTTCATGATCTCCGGTCCTGTTGTTGTTCAGGTTCTGGAAGGCGAAAACGCTATCGCTCTGAACCGTGAGCTGATGGGCGCTACCAACCCTAAAGAAGCTGCTGCCGGCACCATCCGCGCTGACTTCGCTGATTCCATCGACGCCAACGCTGTTCACGGTTCGGACTCCGAAGCCGCAGCTGCTCGTGAAATCTCGTACTTCTTCGCAGCTACTGAAGTAACCACTCGCTAAGCATTGGCTTAAGAGTGAAGGTGAATCCATGACTACATCGACTGTAAAAACCAACCTGCTGGGTCTGACTCAACAGGAAATGGAAAAATTCTTCGACTCAATCGGGGAGAAGCGTTTCCGTGCCGGTCAGGTAATGAAATGGATTCACCACTTTGGCGTCGATGATTTCGACGCCATGACGAACGTCAGCAAGGCCTTGCGCGACAAGCTCAAGGCTATTGCTGAGGTCCGTGGTCCGGAAGTGGTCAGCGAGGACATCTCCAGCGACGGCACCCGTAAGTGGGTGGTGCGCGTGGCGTCCGGCAGCTGCGTCGAGACCGTGTACATTCCCCAGGGCAAACGCGGCACTCTGTGCGTTTCGTCCCAGGCAGGCTGTGCCCTGGATTGCAGTTTCTGCTCCACCGGCAAGCAAGGCTTCAATAGCAACCTCACCGCCGCCGAAGTCATCGGTCAGGTGTGGATTGCCAACAAATCTTTCGGCAGTGTCCCGGCTACCGTCGACCGTGCCATCACCAACGTGGTGATGATGGGCATGGGTGAGCCATTGCTGAACTTCGACAACGTCGTCGCCGCCATGCATCTGATGATGGATGACCTCGGCTACGGGATCTCCAAGCGCCGCGTGACCCTGTCCACCTCGGGTGTGGTGCCGATGATCGATGAGCTGGCCAAGCACATCGACGTGTCCCTGGCGTTGTCGTTGCACGCACCAAATGACGCATTGCGTAACCAATTGGTGCCGATCAACAAGAAATATCCGCTTAAGATGCTGCTCGAGTCGTGCCAGCGCTACATGTCGTCCCTGGGCGAGAAGCGTGTGCTGACCATCGAGTACACCTTGCTCAAGGACATCAATGACAAGGTTGAGCACGCCGTCGAGATGATCGAGCTGCTGAAGAACATTCCGTGCAAGATCAACCTGATTCCGTTCAACCCGTTCCCGCATTCCGGGTACGAGCGGCCGAGCAACAACGCGATCCGTCGTTTCCAGGATCAGTTGCATCAGGCCGGTTTCAACGTCACTGTCCGCACCACCCGTGGTGAAGACATCGACGCTGCATGTGGTCAATTGGTAGGGCAGGTGCTGGATCGCACCCGTCGCAGCGAACGTTACATCGCCGTGCGCGAGTTGAGCGTCGACAGCGATCTGGCACAGAACGCCGCGAACACAAATTAAGAGAGGATCTCTATGTCCCTGCGCTTTGCGCTGCTGTTGCTGTTGACCAGCCTGTGTGCTGGTTGTGTCCTGTCGGGTGACTACAACCCGATGAAGACCAGCAAGGGCCGCGATGAAGCGCGGGCTGCCTACGTGCGGTTGGGGCTGGGATACTTGCAGCAAGGCATGACCGAGCGGGCCAAGGTGCCGCTGAAAAAAGCGCTGGAGATCGACGGTTCCGATCCTGACGCCAACGCGGCCCTCGGGCTGGTGTTTCAGTCCGAAATGGAGCCTGAACTGGCCGACGAACACTTCCGCAAGGCTTTGTCCTCCCGTCCTGCCGATGCGCGCATCCTCAACAACTACGGCAGTTTTCTCTACGAACAACAGCGTTATAAAGAAGCCTACGAGCGTTTTGAACAGGCCGCCGCCGATACCCTGTATCCTGAGCGTTCGCGTGTGTTCGAGAACCTCGGCATGACGGCGGCGAAGCTCGGTCAGCGTGATCTGGCGCAGCAGCAGCTGGAAAAGGCGCTGCGTTTGAACCGCCAACAGCCACGCGCATTGCTGGAAATGGCTGAGTTGTCCTTCGAAGACAGGCATTATGTGCCCGCGCGAGACTATTACGACCGTTTCAGCCTGCTCACCGAACAAAATGCACGTAGTCTATTGCTCGGCGTTCGGCTGGCAAAAGTGTTTGAAGATCGCGACAAGGCCGCCAGTTATGGCCTGCAATTAAAACGACTCTATCCCGGTACGCCGGAATATCAGCAATACCTGTCGGAGCAATGATGAAAGCGGCGCATCCCGAAGTTGTAGCAGCGAATCGCGTTAACCCCGGTGAGACCCTGCGCCAGGCCCGCGAAAGCAATGGCTGGTCGCTGGCCGAAGTGGCCCTCAAGCTCAACCTCACCGTGACTTCCCTGAGCAATCTTGAAGCCGGCGCTTTCGACAAGCTGCCGGGGCATACCTTCGCTCGCGGTTACATTCGCGCTTATGCCAAATTGCTCGGCATGGACCAGACCGTTCTGGTTCAGCAATTCGACCAGTCCACCGGCACCGATTCCCAGGGCAGCAACGTTCATGCCCTCGGCCGTATCGAAGAGCCAGTGCGGGTTTCCCACACCATTCTGCGTATTGTCAGCCTGCTGTTGCTGATCGCGGTCATCGGCGGCGGTTTCGTCTGGTGGCAGGATCAGACGTCGCTGCGCAGCAAGGATGTGGCTTCTTTGGCGCCTGAGCACGTTGAAGTCGAAGGTGCTGACGGCACTACCCAGATTCACCCGATTGACGAGCCGGAAGACCAGGCTGTCGAGGAGAACCAGGTCGATACTTCCACAGCGCTGGCGCTGCCTCAGTCTGAAACCACCGCTGAATCGACCGGTGCCGAAGCTACCACCCCGGCAACCACTCCGGCCGCACCGGTTGCGCCGGCTGCACCGACGACCGCCCCGGCTCATACGCCAGCGCCAGTTGTCGCTACCCCGGCAACCCCGGCACCAAACGTTCCCGCGACTCCAGCACCGACCACCACTGCGCCGGTTGCTCCTGCTACTGCCGCACCAACCGCAGAAGCGGCCGCTCCGGTGGCTGGCGACGGTCAGGTCCAACTGCAGTTCAGTGCCGATTGCTGGGCACAAGTGACCGATGGCCGAGGCAAAGTGATTTTCAGTGGTCTGAAGCATAAAGGCGATAGCGTCAGCGTTTCCGGCAAGCCGCCGCTTAGCGTACGTCTGGGCGTTGCCCGTGCTGCACAGGTCAGCTACAACGGCCAGCCGGTCGATATCGCTCCGTTCACCAGTGGCGAGACTGCTCGCCTGAAGTTGGGTCAATAAGTCATGCACGGCGAATCTCCAATCAAACGTCGCGTTTCGCGCAAGATCTGGGTCGGCAACGTACCGGTGGGCGGCGATGCGCCGATCGCGGTGCAGAGCATGACCAACAGCGACACCAATGACGTCGCCGCCACTGTTGCGCAGATCAACCGTCTGGAAGCCGCTGGCGTCGATATCGTCCGCATCTCGGTGCCGGACATGGACGCCGCCGAGGCGTTCGGCAAGATCAAACAACTGGTCAGGGTGCCGCTGGTTGCCGACATCCACTTCGACTACAAGATCGCTCTGCGCGTAGCCGAATTGGGCGTGGATTGCCTGCGCATCAACCCGGGCAACATCGGTCGTGAAGACCGTGTTCGCGCAGTGGTCGATGCCGCGCGTGATCGCGGGATTCCGATCCGCATCGGCGTTAACGCCGGCTCCCTGGAAAAAGACCTGCAGAAGAAATACGGCGAGCCGACGCCAGCCGCGCTGGTTGAGTCCGCTCTGCGCCACGTTGAACACCTCGAGCGCCTGAATTTCCAGGACTTCAAGGTCAGTGTTAAGGCCTCCGACGTGTTCATGGCCGTCGAAGCCTACCGCTTGCTGGCGAAGGAAATCGTTCAGCCGCTGCACCTGGGCATCACCGAAGCCGGTGGATTGCGTTCGGGCACAGTGAAATCCGCCGTGGGCCTAGGTATGCTGCTCGCCGAGGGGATTGGCGATACCATCCGCATCTCGCTGGCGGCCGACCCGGTCGAGGAAGTGAAGGTCGGTTACGACATTCTCAAGTCTTTGCATCTGCGTTCCCGTGGCATCAACTTCATCGCCTGCCCGAGCTGCTCGCGGCAGAACTTCGATGTGGTGAAAACCATGAACGAGCTGGAAGGGCGCCTTGAAGACCTGCTGGTGCCGCTGGATGTCGCGGTGATCGGTTGTGTGGTCAACGGCCCCGGCGAAGCCAAGGAAGCCCATATCGGCTTGACCGGCGGCACGCCAAACCTGATTTACATCGACGGCAAGCCGTCGCAGAAACTGACGAATGACAATCTGGTGGACGAGCTGGAAAAGCTGATCCGCCAGAAAGCGGCCGAAAAGGTCGAAGCTGACGCTGCGGTTATCGCGCGCGGCTGATCGAACGAATTTAAGGATTTAAAGTGAGCAAGTCTCTGCAAGCCATTCGTGGCATGAACGACATCCTGCCCGAACAGACTCCCCTGTGGCGTTATTTCGAGGGCACTGTTGCGCGTCTGCTGGATAACTACGGTTACAAGCAGATTCGCATGCCGATCGTTGAATTCACCGAGCTGTTCAAACGCTCGATCGGTGAAGTGACCGACATCGTCGAAAAAGAGATGTACACCTTCGAAGACCGCAACGGCGACTCCCTGACCCTGCGTCCGGAAGGCACCGCGGCGTGCGTGCGTGCTGTGCTCGAACACGGCATCACCGGTGGTGGCCAGGTGCAGAAACTCTGGTACATCGGCCCGATGTTCCGCCACGAGCGTCCGCAGAAAGGCCGTTATCGCCAGTTCCACCAGATCGGTCTGGAAGTGTTCAACCTCGACGGTCCGGACATCGACGCCGAGCTGATCACCATGACCTGGCGCCTGTGGGGCGAGCTGGGTATTCGTGATGCGGTCAAACTCGAACTCAACAGCCTCGGCACCAGCGAGTCCCGTGGTCGTTATCGTGAAGCGCTGGTCGAGTACCTCTCGGCGCACCACGACAAGCTCGACGAAGACAGCCAGCGTCGCCTGAAAACCAACCCGCTGCGCGTGCTCGACACGAAAAATGCCGACACTCAAGCGGTGCTGGTCGATGCGCCGAAGATGGCCGACTACCTCGATGACGAGTCCCGTGCGCACTTCGAAGGTTTGAAAGCGCGTCTGGATGCCGTCGGCATTCCTTACGTGCTCAACCCGAAACTGGTTCGCGGCCTCGATTACTACAGCAAAACCGTTTTCGAATGGGTCACCGACAAGCTCGGCGCCCAAGGCACTGTCTGTGCCGGCGGCCGTTACGACGGTCTGGTCGAGCAGATGGGCGGCAAGCCGACCACCGGCGTTGGTTTCGCCATGGGCATCGAGCGTCTGGTGTTGATGCTGGAAACCCTGGAGCAGATCCCGGAAGAAATCTCCCGTCAGGTTGATGTCTATCTGTGCGCCTTCGGTGAAGAAGCCGAGCTGGCCGGTCTGGCCCTGGCTGAACGTGTTCGTGATCAACTTCCAAACCTGCGCCTGCAAGTCAATGCCGGCGCCGGCAGCTTCAAAAGCCAGTTCAAGAAAGCCGACAAGAGCGGTGCGCTGTACGCACTGATCCTCGGTGACGACGAAATGGCCCAGCAAGTGGTAGGTTTCAAACCCCTGCGTGGCCAGGGCGAACAACAAAGCATTGCCTGGGATGCGCTCGCCGCTCACCTGGCCACCTGCGTCGTGCAGGGTTGAAGCTGTCCAAACAGCCGATTTAGCGATTAAGGAGTATTGGGGTGTCGAGTACCGAAGACGAACAGTTGGCGGATTTGAAGGACTGGTGGACACGCAACGGCAAACCTCTGGTCACCGGCGGCCTGTTGGCGCTGGTCATCGTGTTCGGCTGGCAGGCTTATCACAAGTATCAGAGCAACCAGTCGCAAGGCGCCTCGGTGCTCTATCAGCAATTGCTGGAAACCACGCTGACGCCTGACGGCAAGCCTGATGCTGCCCGCGTTGCGGATCTGGCCGGCAAGCTCAACAGCGAATTCGGCGGTTCTGCCTACGCGCAGTACGGCAGCCTTTTTGTCGCCAAAGTGGCGGTCGACAGCGGCAAGCTGGATGACGCAGCGACCGAGCTGAAAGCCATCGTCGACAAACCGGCCAACCCGGCGCTGGGCGAAATCGCCCGTCAGCGTCTGGCGCAGGTACTGGGTGCGCAGAACAAGGCTGAAGACGGCCTGAAACTGCTCGACGGCGACGCCGACAAAGCGTTCCTGGCCACTCGCGAAGAACT contains these protein-coding regions:
- the pilW gene encoding type IV pilus biogenesis/stability protein PilW, producing MSLRFALLLLLTSLCAGCVLSGDYNPMKTSKGRDEARAAYVRLGLGYLQQGMTERAKVPLKKALEIDGSDPDANAALGLVFQSEMEPELADEHFRKALSSRPADARILNNYGSFLYEQQRYKEAYERFEQAAADTLYPERSRVFENLGMTAAKLGQRDLAQQQLEKALRLNRQQPRALLEMAELSFEDRHYVPARDYYDRFSLLTEQNARSLLLGVRLAKVFEDRDKAASYGLQLKRLYPGTPEYQQYLSEQ
- a CDS encoding RodZ family helix-turn-helix domain-containing protein, which encodes MKAAHPEVVAANRVNPGETLRQARESNGWSLAEVALKLNLTVTSLSNLEAGAFDKLPGHTFARGYIRAYAKLLGMDQTVLVQQFDQSTGTDSQGSNVHALGRIEEPVRVSHTILRIVSLLLLIAVIGGGFVWWQDQTSLRSKDVASLAPEHVEVEGADGTTQIHPIDEPEDQAVEENQVDTSTALALPQSETTAESTGAEATTPATTPAAPVAPAAPTTAPAHTPAPVVATPATPAPNVPATPAPTTTAPVAPATAAPTAEAAAPVAGDGQVQLQFSADCWAQVTDGRGKVIFSGLKHKGDSVSVSGKPPLSVRLGVARAAQVSYNGQPVDIAPFTSGETARLKLGQ
- the hscA gene encoding Fe-S protein assembly chaperone HscA, with amino-acid sequence MALLQIAEPGQSPQPHQRRLAVGIDLGTTNSLVAALRSGLSEPLADANGQVILPSAVRYHADRVEVGESAKLAAASDPLNTVLSVKRLMGRGLSDVKQLGEQLPYRFVGGESHMPFIDTVQGPKSPVEVSADILKVLRQRAEATLGGELVGAVITVPAYFDDAQRQATKDAAKLAGLNVLRLLNEPTAAAVAYGLDQHAEGLVAIYDLGGGTFDISILRLTGGVFEVLATGGDSALGGDDFDHAIAGWIIESAGLSADLDPGAQRNLLQTACAAKEALTDSASVEVVYGDWKAPLTREAFDALIEPMVARSLKACRRAVRDSGIELEDVHAVVMVGGSTRVPRVREAVAEAFGRQPLTEIDPDQVVAIGAAIQADTLAGNKRDGGELLLLDVIPLSLGLETMGGLMEKVIPRNTTIPVARAQDFTTYKDGQSAMAIHVLQGERELISDCRSLARFELRGIPAMVAGAAKIRVTFQVDADGLLSVSARELGSGVEASIQVKPSYGLTDGEIAKMLKDSFQHANDDKVARVLREQQVDAQRLIEAVQGALEVDGERLLDAEERMVIDLQLQELAELMKGTDGYAIEQQTKRLSQVTDAFAARRMDLTVKAALSGRNLNEIEDI
- the fdx gene encoding ISC system 2Fe-2S type ferredoxin, translating into MPQVIFLPHEKFCPEGMVVEAAPGTSILELAHEHHIEMESACGGVCACTTCHCIIREGFDSMGEADELEEDFLDRAWGLEAQSRLACQAIVGEEDITVEIPKYSLNHAAEAPH
- the iscX gene encoding Fe-S cluster assembly protein IscX → MSYGWNDVQRIAEELAEAKPDVDPLSVNFVDLQRWIMELPDFDNTSGRVGEKVLEAVQALWIEEVD
- the rlmN gene encoding 23S rRNA (adenine(2503)-C(2))-methyltransferase RlmN, with the protein product MTTSTVKTNLLGLTQQEMEKFFDSIGEKRFRAGQVMKWIHHFGVDDFDAMTNVSKALRDKLKAIAEVRGPEVVSEDISSDGTRKWVVRVASGSCVETVYIPQGKRGTLCVSSQAGCALDCSFCSTGKQGFNSNLTAAEVIGQVWIANKSFGSVPATVDRAITNVVMMGMGEPLLNFDNVVAAMHLMMDDLGYGISKRRVTLSTSGVVPMIDELAKHIDVSLALSLHAPNDALRNQLVPINKKYPLKMLLESCQRYMSSLGEKRVLTIEYTLLKDINDKVEHAVEMIELLKNIPCKINLIPFNPFPHSGYERPSNNAIRRFQDQLHQAGFNVTVRTTRGEDIDAACGQLVGQVLDRTRRSERYIAVRELSVDSDLAQNAANTN
- the ndk gene encoding nucleoside-diphosphate kinase; translation: MAVQRTFSIIKPDAVAKNVIGEITTRFEKAGLRVVASKLKQLSKAEAEGFYAEHSARGFFGDLVAFMISGPVVVQVLEGENAIALNRELMGATNPKEAAAGTIRADFADSIDANAVHGSDSEAAAAREISYFFAATEVTTR